A window of Patagioenas fasciata isolate bPatFas1 chromosome 5, bPatFas1.hap1, whole genome shotgun sequence contains these coding sequences:
- the CDKN1C gene encoding cyclin-dependent kinase inhibitor 1C — MSNVHLSGAAALECLSARRALAGHGRSPVCRSLFGPVDHEELGRELRNRLREMGEDDQRRWDYNFHTDTPLPGPGRLRWEEVEGGAVPAFYRETLQVGRCRIPLSRAPPSPPPPPPATAAKGPGGRLSRENRAAPRRRGMRLRRRVPTARITDFFARRKRPAEPKVAAELPAGCPPSPTAVPAEQTPRKRLR, encoded by the exons ATGTCTAACGTGCACCTTTCTGGCGCCGCCGCCCTGGAATGCCTTTCAGCCCGGCGAGCCCTGGCCGGGCACGGCCGGAGCCCCGTCTGCAGGAGCCTTTTCGGGCCGGTGGACCACGAGGAGCTGGGCCGGGAGCTGCGGAACCGCCTGCGGGAGATGGGGGAGGACGACCAGCGCCGTTGGGACTACAACTTCCACACCGACACGCCGCTGCCTGGCCCCGGCCGCCTGCgctgggaggaggtggagggCGGCGCCGTGCCCGCTTTTTACCGGGAGACGCTGCAGGTGGGGCGGTGCCGCATCCCCCTTAGCCGGGCGCCCCCCTCCCCGCCACCGCCCCCCCCTGCCACCGCCGCCAAGGGGCCCGGGGGGCGCCTGAGCCGGGAGAaccgcgccgcgccccgccgccgcggcATGCGGCTCCGCCGGAGGGTGCCCACGGCCCGCATCACAG ATTTCTTCGCGAGGAGGAAAAGGCCGGCGGAGCCCAAGGTGGCGGCGGAGCTCCCTGCCGGCTGCCCACCTTCCCCCACCGCCGTGCCGGCTGAGCAGACCCCCCGCAAGCGGCTCCGGTGA